From the genome of Thermodesulfobium sp. 4217-1, one region includes:
- a CDS encoding response regulator transcription factor, producing the protein MENEYRILVVEDEYNLSRYLQLELEHEGYAVDTADNGYEAIGLFSEKDFDLVLLDLMIPGIDGFEVCKRMKTQKDVAIIILTARDAVKDKVKGLDFGADDYVTKPFVIDELIARIRARLRKGTKDLEKLVVGDLTISPQTREVKRSEKSVSLSKKEFDLLKYLAENVGKVLNRDTILNHVWGYDYYGSENVVDVYIRYLRAKIDDPFENKILHTVRGVGYALKIDSNEKI; encoded by the coding sequence ATGGAAAACGAATATAGAATTCTTGTGGTTGAAGATGAGTATAATCTTTCAAGATACTTGCAGTTAGAGCTTGAGCACGAAGGGTATGCCGTTGATACTGCTGACAATGGCTATGAGGCAATAGGTTTGTTTTCAGAAAAAGATTTTGATTTAGTTCTGCTGGATTTAATGATTCCCGGCATTGACGGCTTTGAAGTTTGTAAGAGGATGAAAACGCAAAAAGACGTTGCAATAATTATTCTGACCGCGAGAGACGCTGTAAAGGATAAAGTTAAAGGGCTTGATTTCGGTGCAGACGACTATGTGACAAAGCCCTTTGTGATTGACGAACTAATAGCAAGAATAAGGGCAAGGTTAAGAAAGGGAACGAAAGACCTTGAAAAGCTTGTGGTGGGCGATCTGACCATATCCCCTCAGACAAGAGAGGTAAAAAGATCAGAAAAGTCAGTAAGCCTCTCAAAAAAGGAATTTGACTTGCTAAAGTATCTGGCTGAAAATGTGGGCAAGGTTCTAAATAGAGATACTATCTTAAACCACGTTTGGGGTTATGACTATTATGGCAGCGAAAACGTTGTAGACGTTTACATTAGATACCTTAGAGCAAAAATAGATGACCCTTTTGAAAACAAGATTTTGCATACGGTAAGAGGAGTGGGATACGCCCTAAAAATAGATTCGAATGAAAAGATTTAG